From one Pedobacter faecalis genomic stretch:
- a CDS encoding RNA polymerase sigma factor has protein sequence MEVFRMQAMVPDETLISRLKSNDAHALEVLFNRYYKSLCQFCGVYTKDYEAAEEIVADLFIRIWDNRHNLDVDHAKAYLFASARNMSLNFVQKKKQPVQSIEDIPDRDQRFRNTDTPLKIISGRESSAQILQLIDQLPPRQREILLMSRIDQVDKHEIAHMLNISLRTVETTLYQSVKELRSLLKRASNLNLGG, from the coding sequence ATGGAGGTATTTCGGATGCAGGCTATGGTACCAGATGAGACGTTGATTTCCAGATTGAAGAGCAACGACGCGCATGCGCTTGAAGTGTTGTTTAACCGCTATTACAAATCGCTGTGCCAATTTTGCGGCGTGTATACAAAAGATTATGAAGCAGCGGAGGAAATAGTGGCTGATCTTTTTATCCGGATATGGGACAATCGCCATAACCTGGACGTCGACCACGCCAAAGCATATCTTTTCGCATCTGCTAGAAACATGTCGTTAAACTTCGTTCAAAAAAAGAAGCAGCCTGTGCAATCTATCGAGGATATTCCCGATCGCGATCAGCGTTTCAGGAATACAGATACCCCTTTGAAGATTATCTCGGGCAGGGAATCATCGGCACAGATCCTGCAACTGATTGATCAGCTGCCTCCCCGTCAAAGGGAAATTCTCCTGATGAGCCGCATCGATCAGGTGGACAAACATGAAATTGCGCATATGCTGAACATTTCTTTACGTACGGTGGAAACAACGCTCTATCAATCGGTAAAGGAACTCAGAAGCCTGCTTAAAAGGGCCTCCAATTTAAATCTTGGCGGTTAA
- a CDS encoding FecR family protein yields MEAYSYPLIVAYFDKTISDEGLNELQEWLERSPDHQEQFRETLQILEASKLYFVNSGDTSLAWEKVRSHIDAEHPHRQVGFPKKWLAYAATLLLFCGAAFWYVGRSPKVASAAYGQISNPEGRQTRILLPDSSHVYLAGGSTIRFPKNFGRKTRMISLNGEAFFDVVHGNRPFVIKSGAVTTVVLGTSFNVKAFQGDHKVTVSVNTGKVGVLNKVNGKNVLISYLLPNDQLELNTITGNTSKSRADAEQISAWIRNHFIFNNAVLYDILASLEHRYGRKIELMDPGAGNIRVTAKFKNMALKDVLAELMTLSGLRYIERNGQLFIYQPNLTEGKNMK; encoded by the coding sequence ATGGAAGCGTACAGTTACCCTTTAATAGTTGCCTATTTTGATAAGACCATCAGCGATGAAGGTCTGAATGAGTTGCAGGAGTGGTTGGAGCGTAGCCCGGATCATCAGGAGCAGTTTAGAGAAACCTTACAGATCCTGGAAGCGTCTAAACTGTATTTTGTAAACTCCGGGGATACCAGTCTGGCCTGGGAAAAGGTGCGCAGTCATATAGACGCAGAGCACCCGCACAGACAGGTCGGTTTTCCCAAAAAATGGCTTGCCTATGCGGCCACTTTGTTACTGTTTTGTGGTGCAGCCTTTTGGTATGTGGGGCGGAGCCCGAAGGTGGCGTCGGCAGCATATGGACAGATCAGCAATCCGGAGGGGCGGCAGACCAGAATATTGTTGCCCGATAGTTCCCATGTATACCTTGCGGGCGGCAGTACAATCAGATTCCCTAAGAATTTCGGCAGAAAAACCCGAATGATCAGTCTAAACGGCGAGGCCTTTTTTGATGTTGTGCACGGCAACAGGCCGTTCGTAATCAAGAGTGGGGCGGTTACAACAGTAGTTTTAGGTACCTCCTTCAATGTCAAGGCCTTCCAAGGCGATCACAAAGTCACGGTGTCTGTAAACACGGGCAAAGTTGGGGTGCTCAATAAAGTTAACGGTAAAAATGTGTTGATCAGTTATCTTCTACCCAACGATCAGTTGGAGTTGAATACGATCACCGGAAATACAAGCAAGAGCCGCGCAGATGCGGAGCAAATCAGTGCCTGGATCCGAAATCACTTCATATTCAACAATGCAGTGCTATATGACATTCTGGCTTCCCTCGAACATCGTTACGGCCGAAAAATAGAATTAATGGATCCCGGAGCCGGAAATATCAGGGTTACAGCAAAGTTCAAAAATATGGCCTTAAAGGATGTGCTTGCCGAATTGATGACGCTTTCCGGGCTCCGCTACATAGAGCGAAACGGACAATTATTTATATATCAACCCAATTTGACGGAAGGAAAAAACATGAAATAG
- a CDS encoding SusC/RagA family TonB-linked outer membrane protein: MKKLWLLAILAVLHLAFQPQEIKAQTSVDRTITYGVRETTLKNAFQELERLSGFSVNYNNTKLNDQRVITVSKAERSVKQVLGLLLNGTPFTFKMGNGNNILIVEKPSTGKIVGKVIDENGQPLPSAVVRIGSLGLARQTNSEGNVTLEVPAGTYTIDVSYISYEPFQRANVQVRPNANTSLSARLQPANNALSEVVVTALGIRRQEKALGYAVTKVDSTQLTTAVATNWTDALSGKVAGLNLVRNSGPAGSNKIILRGENNLTGDNEALIVIDGVVSSNSVRRPASPTGGPYGTSGDNLPADFGSGINDLNPDDIAEVTVLKGPGATALYGQRGANGAVIITTKSGNAKKRRLSIGFTSNTSWEEINRGPDSQYEFGQGQFGVAHFSYGASADGSNQNSTSASWGAPFDGQSFFQYDPTTKKAGTVRTPWRAYENPINSFFRRGYETNNSVSLEGTYKTVAMRFSASHGENDWIVPNTGLERTSATFSANAKPTRKLDVNVKAIYNNRHSDNLPATGYGNQSLMYWFMFAQPNVNVDWYRDYWAPGQQYRQFVNITTTNPESPYAISEQYLNTQKRNGVLSNVQATYKFSDAFSAMVRGSIDYASDDRTQKRPWDAAGSKFAQGSYRVQEINMREISGDFMLTYNKQLHKNLSLTARVGGSTLRNNYYKDEQRADGLIVPNEYSLSNAANDIIFVPDTAEYQLNSVYALASLTYKNYLYLDLTGRADWNSVLATPTRTDNVGFTYPSASLSFIASDYFKLPKAISLAKLRISAAQVGSGTLIPYRTAYNYSLASSGIYPDSGSTNPSTLPNPNLKPLKTTTFEAGAEMQFFKGRLGFDVAVYAGNTRNQILTRQIDRSSGYSNAIINAGRVDNRGLEVALNAKPISVKNGFEWAVNMTFSTNKNEIKALSDSSIVLRTGALGGGQVVANVGGSMGDLYGIGFLRSPDGQIVYDATSGFAKVTSGVIHLGNTIPQYRAGISNTFSYKGFSLSTLFDAQVGAVAHSLTFSRMAALGKLKATLPGRYNGIIGKGVVQNPDGSYRTNDVVATDIQNYYTSVYGSDQAEGSIFSTDFIKFREASLGYAFKPGFVKKLSLSRLSISAYGRNLFIWSPWPAFDPEFGTLSGTDIVTGFETGQLPSTRTYGIRLVAGI; this comes from the coding sequence ATGAAAAAGTTATGGTTGCTAGCCATACTGGCGGTTTTGCACTTAGCGTTTCAACCTCAGGAAATTAAGGCGCAAACCTCTGTCGACAGAACCATCACGTATGGTGTGCGGGAAACAACCCTCAAAAATGCTTTCCAGGAATTGGAGAGGCTGAGTGGTTTCTCTGTGAATTATAACAACACCAAGCTAAACGATCAGCGGGTAATTACGGTTTCGAAAGCGGAACGGAGTGTTAAGCAGGTGCTTGGTCTCCTGCTGAATGGAACACCGTTTACCTTTAAGATGGGAAACGGCAACAACATTCTGATTGTTGAGAAACCCAGCACAGGAAAAATTGTTGGGAAGGTGATCGATGAAAATGGTCAGCCGCTGCCAAGCGCAGTGGTGAGAATCGGCAGCCTGGGCCTGGCGAGGCAAACAAATAGCGAAGGTAATGTCACCCTTGAAGTGCCGGCCGGAACATACACGATAGATGTATCCTATATCTCCTATGAGCCTTTTCAGCGTGCCAATGTACAGGTAAGGCCAAATGCAAACACCTCCCTGAGCGCCAGGCTCCAACCTGCTAACAATGCACTTTCAGAAGTGGTTGTAACTGCGCTGGGTATCCGCAGGCAGGAAAAGGCATTGGGTTATGCCGTTACTAAAGTAGATAGTACGCAACTGACAACGGCTGTTGCAACCAACTGGACCGACGCACTATCAGGAAAGGTTGCTGGTTTAAACCTGGTACGCAACAGCGGACCGGCTGGTTCCAACAAGATCATTCTTCGTGGCGAAAACAATCTTACAGGTGATAATGAAGCGCTCATAGTTATCGACGGGGTGGTTTCCAGCAACAGTGTACGCCGTCCGGCGTCGCCTACCGGCGGGCCCTACGGAACTTCGGGAGACAATCTGCCAGCCGACTTTGGCAGCGGTATCAATGACCTGAATCCAGACGATATTGCGGAGGTAACTGTACTGAAGGGGCCAGGCGCTACGGCGCTGTATGGACAGCGTGGTGCCAACGGCGCCGTGATCATTACAACTAAGTCTGGTAATGCGAAAAAAAGAAGGCTCAGCATCGGATTCACGTCCAATACCTCCTGGGAAGAGATCAATCGTGGTCCCGATTCCCAGTATGAATTCGGCCAGGGCCAGTTCGGGGTTGCTCACTTTTCTTACGGAGCTTCGGCCGACGGTTCTAACCAGAACAGTACGAGTGCATCCTGGGGGGCGCCATTCGACGGTCAGTCATTCTTCCAGTACGATCCGACCACTAAAAAAGCGGGAACGGTACGCACACCCTGGCGTGCCTATGAAAACCCCATAAACAGTTTCTTCAGACGGGGCTACGAGACAAACAACTCGGTGAGTCTGGAAGGAACTTATAAGACGGTTGCTATGCGGTTCTCTGCAAGCCATGGCGAGAATGACTGGATTGTGCCAAACACTGGTTTGGAGCGTACGTCTGCTACGTTTTCTGCGAATGCAAAGCCAACCAGGAAGTTGGATGTGAATGTAAAAGCAATCTATAACAACCGGCACAGCGATAACCTTCCTGCTACAGGGTACGGCAATCAATCGCTCATGTACTGGTTCATGTTTGCCCAACCCAATGTAAATGTCGACTGGTATCGTGATTACTGGGCACCAGGCCAGCAGTATCGTCAGTTCGTGAACATTACAACAACCAATCCAGAGAGCCCGTATGCGATTTCTGAGCAATACCTCAACACGCAAAAGCGAAATGGTGTGCTGAGCAATGTGCAGGCTACTTACAAATTTTCTGACGCATTCAGCGCTATGGTAAGGGGCTCTATAGATTACGCCAGTGACGACCGGACACAGAAGCGTCCATGGGATGCAGCAGGAAGTAAGTTTGCCCAGGGTTCGTACCGCGTTCAGGAAATTAACATGCGTGAGATCAGTGGTGACTTCATGCTTACTTATAACAAGCAGCTCCATAAAAATCTTAGCCTTACCGCACGCGTAGGCGGATCAACACTGAGAAACAATTATTACAAGGATGAACAGCGGGCAGACGGGTTGATCGTGCCAAACGAGTACAGTTTATCTAACGCTGCAAACGATATTATTTTTGTTCCGGATACGGCAGAGTATCAGTTGAACAGTGTCTATGCGCTAGCGTCGCTTACCTACAAAAATTATTTGTATCTGGATCTTACAGGACGGGCAGACTGGAACAGTGTTTTGGCGACGCCAACACGTACGGACAATGTCGGGTTTACCTATCCGTCTGCAAGTTTAAGTTTTATTGCCTCAGATTACTTTAAGCTCCCAAAAGCCATTTCGCTGGCAAAGCTGCGGATCTCGGCAGCGCAGGTAGGAAGCGGAACACTGATACCGTACCGTACGGCTTATAACTACTCGCTGGCTTCAAGCGGTATTTACCCCGACAGCGGGTCTACAAACCCATCCACATTGCCAAATCCAAACCTAAAGCCGCTAAAAACAACGACGTTTGAAGCTGGCGCTGAGATGCAGTTCTTTAAAGGGCGGTTAGGGTTTGATGTTGCGGTTTATGCCGGCAACACAAGGAATCAAATTCTGACCAGGCAGATCGACCGTTCATCGGGCTATTCAAATGCGATCATCAATGCAGGCCGCGTAGATAACCGGGGACTGGAAGTTGCGCTGAACGCAAAGCCTATATCAGTTAAAAATGGCTTTGAGTGGGCTGTTAACATGACATTCTCAACCAATAAGAATGAGATCAAAGCATTAAGCGACAGCTCGATCGTCCTTCGTACCGGCGCGCTGGGCGGCGGTCAGGTAGTTGCCAATGTTGGGGGAAGCATGGGTGACTTATATGGTATTGGTTTTCTTCGCTCGCCCGACGGACAAATTGTTTATGATGCCACCAGCGGATTCGCAAAGGTTACCTCAGGGGTGATACACCTCGGAAATACGATTCCGCAATACCGTGCTGGGATCAGCAATACCTTTTCTTATAAAGGATTCAGCTTGAGCACGTTATTTGATGCGCAGGTGGGCGCTGTTGCTCACTCACTTACCTTCTCGCGGATGGCGGCCCTTGGAAAGCTCAAAGCTACATTACCAGGACGGTATAACGGGATTATAGGTAAAGGTGTAGTTCAGAACCCCGACGGTTCGTACAGGACCAATGATGTTGTGGCAACTGATATACAGAATTATTATACATCAGTATACGGTTCAGATCAGGCCGAAGGAAGTATATTCAGTACGGACTTCATCAAGTTTCGCGAGGCAAGCCTGGGTTATGCATTTAAACCTGGATTTGTGAAGAAGCTGAGCCTAAGTCGCCTCTCGATCAGTGCCTACGGGCGTAACCTTTTCATCTGGTCGCCATGGCCTGCTTTCGACCCGGAATTCGGAACGCTTTCGGGCACGGACATCGTTACTGGGTTTGAAACGGGACAGCTTCCGTCAACAAGAACATATGGTATCAGGCTCGTAGCAGGCATTTAA
- a CDS encoding SusD/RagB family nutrient-binding outer membrane lipoprotein, with amino-acid sequence MKTNILKTTVMMLVAVSMLLSGCDKGFEELNTDPIGTASVEANQLLAPALVSVLHANMVRNRNFNNELMQVTVDISDAEGKVFRYDFRRNWSDYLWNAWYPQATNFKDIYTIASRPGKINESYQGISLITQAWVYSLLTDTYGDVPYSQANEGKNGIVEPAYDRQMEIYLDLFSKLEEANRLLSAGKAIVASGDPVFKGDIGKWRKFGNSLYLRLLLRVSGKSEVSADVIAKIKEMIDTNPGNYPIMQSNDDTAKILWNGTNSSTAVYSSPFMVSVRPVDFRGVAISSFFIDRLRDWADPRMDSDFGKASVPRWGIAQGSEGYSGVPSGFGPGMDYTRKAYFYSDDQNDGYTLQTDPYTGILMNCAEVNFILAEAAVRGWIDGSAADYYNKGMFYSINYWLPTWATGVSDPRFTKYVTDAEIGWDESLPLNATTGSSKLEQIHVQKYYAMFLVDMQQWFEYRRTGHPILPKGAGLANGGVMPARMAYPIISQSANPTSYKNAIAAQGPDEISTQVWWQKP; translated from the coding sequence ATGAAAACTAACATTTTGAAAACCACCGTAATGATGCTGGTCGCTGTCAGCATGTTGCTTTCCGGGTGCGATAAAGGTTTTGAGGAACTTAATACAGATCCTATCGGCACGGCGTCGGTCGAAGCCAATCAGTTGCTTGCACCAGCCTTGGTCAGCGTGCTGCACGCAAACATGGTCCGCAACCGCAATTTTAACAACGAGCTAATGCAGGTCACTGTCGACATCAGCGATGCCGAAGGCAAAGTATTCCGATACGATTTCCGGCGTAACTGGTCCGACTATCTGTGGAACGCGTGGTATCCACAGGCTACCAATTTCAAGGACATTTACACCATCGCCAGTCGCCCTGGCAAAATCAACGAATCTTACCAGGGCATCTCCCTAATCACCCAGGCCTGGGTATATTCGCTGCTTACAGATACATATGGCGACGTGCCTTACTCGCAGGCGAACGAGGGGAAGAATGGGATTGTTGAACCTGCATACGACAGGCAGATGGAAATTTATCTCGATCTTTTCAGCAAGCTTGAAGAAGCGAACAGGTTGCTTAGCGCCGGAAAGGCCATTGTAGCGAGCGGGGACCCGGTCTTTAAAGGCGATATAGGCAAATGGCGTAAGTTTGGAAACTCGCTTTACCTGCGTCTGCTGCTTCGCGTCTCTGGCAAATCAGAGGTATCTGCTGACGTCATAGCCAAAATTAAAGAAATGATTGACACCAATCCGGGCAATTACCCGATTATGCAAAGCAATGACGACACGGCTAAAATTCTTTGGAACGGAACTAACAGCAGTACGGCGGTCTACTCGTCACCTTTTATGGTTAGCGTGCGCCCGGTAGACTTCAGAGGTGTAGCAATTTCCAGTTTCTTTATTGACAGGTTACGTGATTGGGCCGATCCTCGAATGGATAGTGATTTCGGTAAGGCATCTGTTCCACGCTGGGGGATTGCCCAGGGGTCAGAAGGCTACTCGGGTGTACCCAGCGGCTTTGGTCCTGGTATGGACTATACCCGCAAGGCTTATTTTTATTCAGACGATCAGAATGACGGCTATACGCTGCAGACCGACCCATATACCGGCATCCTGATGAACTGTGCGGAAGTTAATTTCATTCTTGCAGAGGCAGCTGTAAGGGGGTGGATTGACGGTTCGGCAGCAGACTACTACAATAAAGGGATGTTCTACAGCATTAACTACTGGTTACCAACATGGGCCACGGGTGTAAGCGATCCGCGGTTCACGAAATACGTCACTGACGCGGAAATAGGGTGGGATGAAAGTCTCCCGCTGAACGCAACGACAGGTAGTAGTAAACTGGAGCAGATTCATGTGCAAAAATATTACGCCATGTTCCTGGTAGACATGCAGCAGTGGTTTGAATATCGCAGAACCGGCCATCCGATACTGCCTAAAGGTGCAGGCCTGGCAAACGGTGGTGTTATGCCCGCCAGAATGGCCTATCCGATCATTAGTCAGTCGGCCAACCCAACTAGCTATAAAAATGCAATCGCTGCCCAGGGGCCTGATGAAATTAGTACGCAGGTATGGTGGCAAAAACCTTAA
- a CDS encoding DUF5689 domain-containing protein, which produces MNTKNISYLVLFICILGCTGCKYNDGYDGGMVSSYISNFDLRKVYKGSDVTLTTANLLGATSIRGVVVSDHSGNNMPAGLLAVQNTRPVGAIDSLRGISIALGPDAATYVPGDSVHVRIEGGVLTRKDGILQITGLPASNVNKVASDRFIPVNRVPSSAILARPNDYESTLVAIVKAGFDPIAGEGDTYSGDKTINDGFDNFTLYTAPTATFANRNGLNFNANYYGIVFNTVDANGKLKPQHRIRTLNDIQPLSSTPDIAAIIISGFMADLEGGDGNYEYMQFLATRDINFSVTPYSVVVTNNAGASNPGGFPSLGWATGSLATSGNARTYKFNLTSGTVAKGQYFYVGGSAKLINGPNSTSISSAKWIRSFNYSTTNGDGFGLKTSGLFANSGNASGFAVFEGTDVDVNKAPIDVVFIGAGGSLFNGSTVGYRIANTDFYDKIDPITLKPQPFYRSGGNTLSFNYTLPADQGFWNMLGGVYNETLGKWVKARTQNNIDLSKTSTLRDIEGNWLRQSLDNDGNVVRTDTIAPTKLKSQL; this is translated from the coding sequence ATGAACACAAAGAATATTAGTTATCTTGTATTATTCATTTGCATCTTGGGATGTACCGGCTGTAAATACAACGATGGTTATGATGGAGGTATGGTTAGTTCCTATATTTCTAATTTCGATTTGAGAAAGGTGTACAAGGGCAGCGACGTTACGCTTACTACAGCGAACCTGCTTGGTGCAACCAGCATCCGGGGCGTGGTCGTTTCAGACCATTCCGGGAATAATATGCCTGCAGGTCTACTTGCGGTTCAAAATACACGTCCGGTGGGGGCAATCGACTCTCTGCGGGGCATTTCAATAGCTTTGGGACCTGATGCCGCCACCTACGTGCCGGGCGACTCAGTACATGTCCGGATTGAGGGTGGCGTTTTAACCCGCAAAGATGGCATTTTGCAAATAACTGGGTTGCCGGCAAGTAATGTCAATAAAGTTGCCAGCGACCGATTCATCCCGGTAAACCGCGTGCCGAGTAGCGCTATCCTGGCGCGTCCTAACGATTATGAAAGCACGCTGGTAGCCATTGTAAAGGCTGGGTTTGATCCCATTGCAGGCGAGGGAGATACCTATAGCGGGGATAAAACGATCAACGATGGCTTCGATAACTTTACGTTATATACAGCCCCTACGGCTACGTTTGCTAACCGAAATGGGCTTAATTTTAATGCGAATTATTACGGCATTGTATTTAATACGGTCGATGCTAACGGAAAATTGAAACCACAGCATCGCATCCGTACATTGAATGATATACAACCGTTGAGCTCTACGCCGGATATCGCAGCGATCATTATCTCGGGTTTCATGGCTGACCTTGAAGGGGGCGATGGCAATTATGAATATATGCAGTTCCTGGCCACCCGCGACATCAACTTTTCTGTTACGCCTTATTCGGTTGTCGTCACCAACAACGCGGGTGCAAGTAACCCTGGTGGTTTTCCATCTTTGGGATGGGCGACAGGTAGTCTGGCCACCAGCGGCAACGCAAGGACGTATAAATTCAACCTGACCTCCGGCACAGTAGCCAAAGGTCAGTATTTTTATGTGGGTGGTTCGGCTAAATTGATTAATGGTCCGAATTCAACGAGCATTTCTTCTGCAAAATGGATCCGGTCGTTTAACTACAGCACAACGAACGGTGACGGTTTCGGACTTAAAACTTCGGGTTTGTTTGCCAATAGTGGTAACGCTTCCGGTTTTGCTGTGTTTGAAGGGACGGATGTTGATGTAAATAAGGCGCCGATTGACGTGGTGTTCATCGGTGCAGGCGGCAGTCTGTTTAATGGTTCAACGGTAGGTTACCGTATTGCGAATACGGACTTTTACGACAAAATCGATCCAATCACACTTAAGCCCCAGCCGTTCTACCGAAGCGGAGGAAATACACTTAGTTTTAATTATACGCTTCCGGCCGACCAAGGCTTTTGGAATATGCTTGGCGGTGTTTACAATGAAACACTGGGCAAATGGGTAAAGGCCAGAACGCAAAATAACATTGATCTGTCAAAAACATCCACATTACGCGATATTGAAGGAAACTGGCTCCGGCAGTCGCTCGACAACGATGGTAATGTTGTACGTACCGACACGATTGCCCCAACTAAATTAAAATCACAACTATAG
- a CDS encoding calcineurin-like phosphoesterase family protein, with protein sequence MNRRSFLQSAGFIAGSAFISLKTNAFSKLERAKTIRGRVLDGKRGVANVVISDGFSVVLTDAKGSYSITPHEKATNIFMSTPSGYEFKTNANIARHYEKLGSRNEYDFTLNKLRRNDNKHHFIIWADPQVRTKDDVQQMMETSVPDTIAQIKALGPGALVHGISVGDIAWDFLEFFEDYNKAVALMGIPFFQALGNHDMNYREGGDDTSDRTFKEFFGPTYYSFNRGKAHYVVLDDVRYLGEERKYDGYITEAQLEWLAKDLQHVKKDQLLIVNLHIPAHNSVKNNDALYKVLEGFTNVHVMSGHTHYNVNNITGGIYEHNHGAVCGAWWSGNICSDGTPRGYGVYEVNGTELSWFYKSTGLPKEHQMALYIDTLTNQKRLLANVWNWDPEWEVSYEIDGKKMGALARQDGTDPEALRLHNLGKPAKGRAFTKPTQTGHLFMAHFAPGVKSVKVIAKDRFGNIYTKEQTV encoded by the coding sequence ATGAACAGAAGATCTTTTCTACAGAGCGCAGGCTTTATTGCGGGCAGCGCTTTCATCAGCCTCAAAACCAATGCTTTTTCGAAGCTGGAGCGGGCGAAAACAATCCGCGGCAGGGTGCTTGACGGCAAGCGCGGAGTTGCTAATGTGGTCATATCAGACGGTTTTTCAGTGGTACTTACCGATGCAAAGGGAAGTTACTCCATTACACCGCATGAGAAGGCAACCAATATTTTTATGAGCACTCCCTCCGGGTATGAATTTAAAACCAATGCTAACATTGCGAGGCATTATGAGAAGCTGGGAAGCAGAAACGAGTATGATTTTACATTAAACAAGCTCAGGAGGAATGATAATAAACATCATTTTATCATTTGGGCTGATCCTCAGGTACGGACAAAAGATGATGTACAGCAAATGATGGAAACATCAGTCCCAGATACCATTGCACAGATCAAGGCGCTGGGGCCGGGTGCGCTTGTCCACGGTATCAGCGTGGGTGATATCGCCTGGGATTTCCTGGAATTTTTTGAAGATTATAATAAGGCGGTCGCGTTGATGGGTATACCGTTTTTTCAGGCTCTGGGAAATCACGATATGAACTACCGGGAGGGTGGCGACGATACCTCCGACCGGACTTTCAAAGAATTTTTCGGGCCTACGTATTATTCATTCAACCGCGGTAAGGCGCATTATGTTGTACTCGACGATGTCCGCTACCTGGGTGAGGAGCGTAAATATGATGGTTACATCACCGAGGCTCAGTTGGAATGGCTTGCCAAGGACCTGCAGCACGTTAAAAAAGACCAGCTGCTAATCGTTAACCTGCATATCCCTGCACACAACAGCGTAAAGAACAACGATGCGCTTTATAAAGTGCTTGAAGGCTTCACCAATGTGCATGTGATGTCTGGTCACACCCATTACAATGTGAACAATATCACAGGCGGCATTTATGAACATAATCATGGAGCTGTTTGCGGCGCCTGGTGGTCGGGTAACATATGTTCAGACGGCACACCCAGAGGTTATGGAGTGTATGAGGTAAACGGAACTGAATTGTCCTGGTTTTACAAATCAACCGGTTTGCCAAAAGAACATCAGATGGCCCTGTACATCGACACGCTTACCAATCAGAAGCGATTGCTGGCCAATGTGTGGAACTGGGATCCTGAGTGGGAAGTTAGTTATGAGATTGATGGCAAAAAAATGGGCGCTTTAGCGCGGCAGGACGGAACAGATCCTGAGGCACTAAGGTTACATAATTTAGGCAAACCTGCCAAGGGACGGGCCTTTACGAAACCGACCCAGACAGGCCATCTTTTTATGGCTCATTTTGCGCCTGGGGTTAAATCTGTAAAGGTGATTGCGAAGGATCGCTTTGGCAACATATATACAAAAGAGCAGACCGTTTGA
- a CDS encoding acetyl-CoA carboxylase carboxyltransferase subunit alpha, producing the protein MEQIKTSFDFEKPLAELVQQIDKIKQVAEKTKVDMSATLSELEAKAEETRKGLYTNLTGWQKVQMSRHPERPQTLDYINLICQDFIELHGDRTVKDDKAIVGGFATIDGQTVMIIGHQKGKNTKERQYRNFGMANPEGYRKALRLMRLAEKFNKPVISFIDTMGAYPGLEAEERGQGEAIARNLLEMSVLKVPVICFVVGEGASGGALGIGIGDKVYMLEHTWYSVISPESCSSILWRSWDYKEKAAECLKLTSDDMYSNGLIDGIIREPLGGAHQNPEQMAETMKAQIISDLKELKEMDKDQMIAARIDKFCAMGVVVE; encoded by the coding sequence ATGGAACAGATAAAAACATCATTCGATTTTGAAAAACCTTTGGCCGAACTGGTCCAGCAGATTGATAAAATCAAACAAGTTGCAGAAAAGACAAAGGTAGATATGTCAGCGACCCTTTCTGAGCTCGAAGCTAAGGCTGAGGAGACCAGAAAGGGTTTGTATACCAACCTCACCGGCTGGCAAAAAGTTCAGATGTCACGACATCCTGAAAGACCACAGACGCTTGATTACATTAACCTCATTTGTCAGGATTTCATTGAACTTCATGGCGACAGAACGGTAAAAGATGACAAGGCAATTGTTGGGGGTTTTGCCACGATTGACGGACAGACCGTCATGATCATCGGCCACCAAAAAGGAAAAAACACCAAGGAGCGCCAATACAGAAACTTCGGTATGGCCAATCCGGAAGGATATCGTAAAGCCTTGCGTTTAATGCGGCTGGCTGAGAAGTTTAATAAGCCGGTTATCTCGTTTATCGATACTATGGGCGCCTACCCAGGCTTGGAAGCTGAAGAGCGTGGACAAGGGGAAGCCATTGCCCGTAATCTTTTAGAGATGTCGGTTTTAAAAGTACCGGTAATCTGCTTTGTAGTAGGTGAGGGCGCGTCGGGAGGAGCTCTAGGCATTGGTATTGGTGATAAGGTGTATATGCTCGAACATACCTGGTATTCGGTGATCTCACCAGAGTCATGTTCATCCATCCTATGGAGAAGTTGGGACTACAAAGAAAAAGCCGCAGAGTGTCTTAAGTTAACCTCTGACGATATGTATAGCAACGGATTGATTGATGGGATTATCAGAGAGCCGCTGGGCGGTGCGCATCAAAACCCGGAGCAAATGGCGGAAACGATGAAGGCACAGATAATAAGCGATTTAAAGGAGCTTAAAGAAATGGACAAAGATCAAATGATTGCGGCCAGGATTGATAAATTCTGCGCAATGGGAGTGGTTGTAGAATAA